TATATTCCATTGGCCAAATCGACCCCTTTTGTTGCCTCGTGTGTCTCCTCGTCCACTTTAGCCTCTTCACGAGATCAATGCTCGATGAGGTAGATGAGGCCTATGACCTCACTCCCATCTCTGCTTCCCTTCTCGTGTAGAGTCAAACAGACAACCTCTGACCATTGGTGTGCTTAATGCTCGACCCCTTTCTAATGAATCTATGACAAAGCATAAACCGATGGTTGACCTCTCTAGACGACGTTTCCACCTCTTTTGAGATGGCGTATACAGCAACATCGTTTGAGCTCGCAATTCAACATTCTATTGAATGAGGGGATGTCTTGCGACACTCGCATGGTCATGCAAGTGCTGATTGGACTGAGCGTGGCCTTGAGGGGAAGGCAAGCCAAGCTGTAGGTGACGGGGTTTTAGGTTCTGTTAACCATGACCGATGATATACACAAGGTTTTTGACTTCAAAACGAGTGGGAACCGGGAGAAGAGAGGGGCAAGAGGGTTACGGGAGTATGaaattaaggattttatttaaaataagattCCGGTTCAATTTAATCTATTAATCGATTTAACtgaattaagatttttttaaattgaaGTCGACTCGATTAAATTGAATCAAtcagtattttaaaaaaaaaatctaatttctaAATCAACTGAACTgaatttttaattagatttaattaaacgTTTACACCCCAACGGAGAGTGCTGCCTAGCTCAGGCCGCATAAAAGTCAGTCAACATGGTGGTAAAAGATGTGCTTGGGCCGTGCGCTGTTGAGGCTAGGCCAGTTGCAGCTGCTTTGTTTTTCCTGACATTGGGACATATTCGTTCCCGTGGTTCCCGATCCACAGGCCTGGTCGCGTGCGGTAGTCACACGGTTACGCGTCGGCttctgtttctgtttctgtttctgcTTAAACGGGAGCCACGTGAATTCTGAAGATATCATTCTTCCTACTCTCTCACCCTTCTCCCCTCTCCCTTCTCGATTTGGATCTACATGGGTGGAAGCAACCAGATCTGTCAGTCATAGGGAAAGATTTCCAGCTTTCCTATCTGATTTCTTGTCTTCGATCGTTGGGATGGCTACAACGAGCCCTCCGATCTCTGGTGCTGTCTCCGGCGTCGACCCCACCCCGTTCCTCGGCATCCGCAACGGCGGACGCCGCTCCGGACGTGGCCGGGGCCTCCTCCGCGCCGCTAGGTTCCTCCGTCGGGCTAGCAGCCGGCATATGATGAGGGAACCGTCGATGATGGTGCGGGAGACGGCGGCGGCGCATCTGGAGGAGCGGCAGAGCGACTGGGCCTACTCCAAGCCTGTGGTGTTCCTCGATATCCTGTGGAACCTGGCCTTTGTGGGCGTCGGCGTCGGGGTGTTGATCATGAGCAAGGATGAGACGCCGTCGATGCCTCTTCGGTTGTGGATCGTTGGGTATGCGCTACAGTGTGTGCTGCATATGGTTTGTGTGTGTGTTGAGTACAGGCGTAGGCAGATGCCCGAGGGGTCTCATCTGGACGAGGAAGAAGGCGGGAGCGGAAGGAGCTCCAACTCAATAGGAGAGGCTGCAGATGATGAGCAGGGTGAGCAGGAAGGTAGTACTAGGTAAGGGCTTACTCTCCATTCATCTTAAATTTAACAATTAATCAACATCGGTTTCCCTTCAAGCTGTCTACATGCTtgtttaatatcattttttataaTCACATTGCCTCATTGACGTTACGATTTCATGTCAGTAATGGTTGTTGTCACAAGATTTTAGTAAATTATAAGGAAACCTATAAATGAGGGAGAGAAAGAATTACAATAAGGATAGTTGTTACAAGAA
This Zingiber officinale cultivar Zhangliang unplaced genomic scaffold, Zo_v1.1 ctg179, whole genome shotgun sequence DNA region includes the following protein-coding sequences:
- the LOC122036599 gene encoding E3 ubiquitin-protein ligase At4g11680-like, which gives rise to MATTSPPISGAVSGVDPTPFLGIRNGGRRSGRGRGLLRAARFLRRASSRHMMREPSMMVRETAAAHLEERQSDWAYSKPVVFLDILWNLAFVGVGVGVLIMSKDETPSMPLRLWIVGYALQCVLHMVCVCVEYRRRQMPEGSHLDEEEGGSGRSSNSIGEAADDEQGEQEGSTR